From the Cryptomeria japonica chromosome 2, Sugi_1.0, whole genome shotgun sequence genome, one window contains:
- the LOC131049836 gene encoding ethylene-responsive transcription factor ERF011 yields MVKSKSSPKQNPHNCLHQTQNFKGVRMRKWGKWVSEVRVPNSTARIWLGSYDSPQRAARAYDCAVYCLRGCKAKFNFPDSLPEIPSASSLSPAQIQSVAAKFAREEFLQVPDYGAKTFSGSESQSCIDEKQISEEQNWALLDSLLQDIDSNHSPNLEDFLLSDEMLLDKDFLLFEEKQEGFLSSKQTEDWWDF; encoded by the coding sequence atggttaaaagtaaatcctcgCCAAAGCAGAATCCTCACAACTGCCTACACCAGACTCAAAATTTCAAGGGAGTGAGAATGAGAAAATGGGGGAAATGGGTTTCTGAAGTGAGAGTGCCCAATTCCACAGCCAGAATTTGGTTGGGCTCGTATGATTCTCCTCAACGGGCAGCTCGGGCTTACGACTGCGCTGTGTATTGCCTCAGAGGATGCAAAGCCAAGTTTAATTTTCCCGATTCTCTGCCTGAAATTCCATCCGCCTCTTCATTATCTCCAGCACAAATTCAATCTGTTGCGGCCAAATTTGCCCGTGAAGAATTCTTGCAGGTGCCCGATTACGGTGCCAAAACATTTTCTGGCTCAGAATCTCAGTCATGTATTGACGAGAAACAGATTTCAGAGGAGCAGAATTGGGCTCTGTTGGATTCTCTTCTTCAAGATATTGATAGCAACCATTCCCCGAATTTAGAAGATTTTCTTCTATCAGATGAAATGTTACTGGATAAAGATTTTCTTTTGTTTGAAGAAAAACAAGAGGGATTTTTGTCCAGCAAACAG